GACACTCTCCGAGGCCATAGCGATGCATCAGCACTCGCTGGGCATCAAACAAGATTTTATTAGGGAAATGCCAGGGAAAAGATTAGGGACAATAGATGCTGCCTGTCCCAATCCCTTGAAGCTAGTGGTCGGAGCGATAGGATTCGAACCTACGACCCTCTGATCCCAAATCAGATGCGCTACCAGGCTGCGCTACGCTCCGACGAAAGAGGTGAGATTCTAGAGGGTTTCCTGCGATGCGTCAAATCGACGCGCATCGCACCGACATATTTCGCCGCTCACGCTGGCACAATAGTCCCGGGCCCGGCGCCCGTTTCACCCCGTCCGGTGCTTTGCCGACAGTCACGCCGCCGCCATGAAACCCCGCCATAGTGAGAGGTTCACCATGTCCGAACCCGTGTCGATGAACCTGATTCTCTGGCGTCACGCCGACGCCGAAAACCTGCCCGCCACCCTCGCCCTCAACGCCCAGGCCGATCTGGCCCGCGAACTCACCGACCGCGGTCGCAAGCAAGCCGAAAAGGCAGCCCAATGGCTGCGCCCCCGCCTGCCCGACGACGCCCGCATCCTCACCAGTCCCGCCATACGCGCCGTCCAGACCGCCCAGGCCCTCACACCCAGTCCGCGCATCGTTCGCGATCTCGCCCCCGGCGCCAGCGCCGTCACCCTGCTCGGCGCCATCGACTGGCCCGGCACCGCACAGACCGTCGTGCTCGTGGGTCATCAACCCTCCCTCGGCCAACTCGCCAGCCTGCTCGTCAGTGGTCAGGAGGCCTATTGGACCATCAGGAAGGCCGGCATCTGGTGGCTCGCATCGCGCCGCCGCGAAGACGAGAGCCAGGTCGTCGTGCGCGCCGTCGTCAACCCCGATCTGTTGTAATTTCGCCCCCTCGATGCAGTGCCGAATCGCGGCCGAATCACCCTCGAATCGAGCGCTGAATGGCATGAACATTGGGACCTGACTCATGACACGGCGAGTTTTGTCATAGAATTGTCGCCTACCGTTCACGGAATCGACATTGATGCTTTTTAAAGTACGTCGCAACGCGACCGTCACAAAAAGGGCCTTTATGCGCGACCTGCCGAACCCCACCATGCCGCTTTCTTCGTTGACCCCTACGTCGCGGAGGCGTCTTCCTCGCCCTGAAACGCCTGTCAAACCGAATCTGGCTGTGGCGTGGGCACACGACGAAAGCGAGCTTCGAGAAGCGCAACGCCTGAGATATCAGGTCTTCGCCGAAGAAATGGGCGCGTCGGTCAAGGGTCCGGCAGGCCTCGACGTCGACGAATACGACCAGTATTGCGACCACCTGCTCGTGCGCGATCAGGACTCGCTCAAGGTCGTCGGCACCTATCGCGTATTGCCCCCGGCACAGGCCAAGCGCCTCGGTCGTCTGTACTCCGAAGGGGAGTTCGACCTCTCGCGTCTCGACCATCTGCGCCCGAAGTTGCTCGAAACCGGCCGCTCGTGCGTGCACCCGGATTACCGCAACGGCGCGGTCATCATGGCCCTCTGGAGCGGTCTGGCCGAGTACATGCTACGCCACGGCCTCGAGACGATGCTCGGCTGCGCCAGCGTGCCGATGGCCGACGGCGGACACTACGCCGCGAGCCTCTATCGTAAGCTTCAGGACACGGCCATGGCACCCACCGAGTACCATGCCGTGCCCCGCATCGCCCTGCCCGTCGACGAGTTGCAATCGACCCTCGACGTCGAACCGCCCACCCTGGTCAAGGGCTATCTGCGCCTGGGCGCCCGCATCTGCGGCGCACCGGCCTGGGACCCCGACTTCAATACCGCCGACTTCCTCACGCTGTTCCGCCTGTCCGACATGAATCCGCGTTACGCGCGTCACTTCCTCGGACCGGAACTCGTCAACAAACTCAAACAAGCCTGACCGGCACCGCTCTCTCCCACACACCCGAATACGCCCTCCTGCGAGAAGCAACAAAAAGCCCGGCAAATGCCGGGCTTTTTGTTTGCCTTGCGCGCGCTCAGTGCCCTTCAGGCGTACACCACCTTGTAGCGCATGCCGATCTTCTCCCACTCCTGAGCCTCGCGCTGCAGGCTGTAGTCGGTGAGCGGGTTCGCGTCGATCCACGCACGCGGCACCGACACCTGGAAACCGCCGTCGAAACGCTCGACTTCGATGCTGTCGGGCAATGCATCGGTACGCCGGCGGCAGAACAGCACGGCCAGACGCAGACAGAACAGCAATTGCCAGTCCACCTGCCGCGCCTGCGACGCGAGCTTGCCCAACTTGCCGACATGGCCCAGCAGCAACTCCGCCAGACGCGCCTGGTCCGGACGCGAAAAGCCCGGCATGTCGGCATTGCTGCCGATATACGCCGAATGCTTGTGATAAGCACTGTGCGAGATGGACAACCCCATCTCGTGCAATGCCGACGCCCATCCCAGCAGCGCCTCGCCTTCCTCGCGACCGTCCTCCCCCGCGTCATCGTCATCGCCTTGCGCCACGGCATCGGTCGGCAACTGGCGGTACAAGGCCACCGCCAGACGCCCCACGCGATCGGCCTGCGCACGATCCACCCCGTAGCGGCGCACGAACTGCTCGACCGTCACCGCGCGCATGTCCTGATGCTGCGTGCGCCCCAGCAGGTCGTACATCACCCCCAGACGCAGGGCGGCGTCGGTCGTCTCCATGTGCTCGACTTCGAGTTCATTGAAGACGGAAAGCATGATCGACAGCCCGCCCGGCAGCACCGGAATGCGATCCTGCTTGAGTCCGGCCAATTTGAGCCGGTTGGCGTTCTCCGCCTTGACGAGCGCGCGCTTGAGGCGCTCGAGCCCACCGCGCGTCAAGCCATGCACGCCGCCATCGTTGAACCCGTTCGCCTCGAGCAGTTCGGCCAGTGCCCGCGCCGTGCCCGACGAGCCGATCGCCTGCGCCCACCCCGCCTCGCGATAGGTGGCCGAAATGATCTGGATCTCGCGCCGCGCCGCAAGCTCGGCCTGCTTCATGGCGTAGTCGTCCACGTTGCCGCTCGGAAAGAACTGCCGGCTGTGGCTCACGCAACCGATATACAGACTCTCCATGATCAGCGGCTCGTAATCCTGGCCGATGATGAATTCCGTCGAGCCGCCACCGATGTCCACCACAAGCCGATTGCCCGCACAGGTCGGCACGGAGTGTGCCGCGCCCGCATAGATCAGGCGCGCTTCCTCACGACCGGCAATCACTTCGATCGGGAACCCGAGCGCGCGCTGCGCCTCTCCGAGAAAGTCCTGCGCGTTCTTGGCCACTCGCAGCGTGTTCGTGGCGACAGCCCGCACCTGATCGGGATGGAACCCCCGCAGACGTTCGCCGAAGCGCTTGAGCACGTCCCAGCCGCGTTGCTGCGACGGATGGTCGAGATACTTCTCCGCGTTCAGGCCCGCCGCGAGTCGCACCGGTTCGCGCAGCGCGTCGACCTGATAGATCTGCGTGCCGGCGGACGTTTCCTCCACCCGGCCGATGATCAGGCGAAAACTGTTCGAACCGAGATCGACGGCCGCTAATAAGGGCGATGGGGTACTCATGTGGGGATGCGCCTGGGCGAGGAGTGCCGGAATGCACGATGCGTCACATTAAACGCATGACGCGCACTCGACAAATAAATGACGAATAAGTTACAAATCCAATATGACACGTCGTTGACAAGTGTGAACGTCATATAACTGTAACAATCCGGATGAAGAATTCACGCCAATCCCATGTCTTTCGCACGTTCCATATGAATTACCCGCTGCTCAACCGTGAGCTTGGCATTCTGGCGTTCAACGAACGCGTACTTGCCCAGGCAGCCGATCCGGCCACGCCATTGCTCGAGCGCCTGCGCTTCGTCTGTATCGTGAGTAGCAATCTGGATGAATTCTTCGAAATCCGTGTTGCCGGGCTGAAGGAGCAGATGCGGGAAAATCCCGGCATGCTGACGCCCGACGGTATGACGTTTCAGCAAGTTTACACGCAAGTCTGCGCCCGGGCACAGGCGCTGGTCGAAAAGCAGTACGCCATGTTCGACAGCCTGTTGCCGAAGCTCGAAGCCGAGGGCATCGCCTTTCACCCGTCCGGTCAGTGGAACGACGCCCAGGTCGAATGGGCCCGCGATTACTTCCTGCGCGAACTCGTGCCGGTCCTCACGCCCATCGGTCTCGACCCGGCGCACCCGTTCCCGCGCGTGCTCAACAAGAGCCTGAATTTCGCCGTCGAGCTCGAAGGCAAGGACGCCTTCGGGCGCGACGCCGAACTCGCCATCGTGCAAGCGCCGCGCGCCCTGCCCCGGCTCGTTCCCATGCCGGCAGCCCTCGCCCCGCTGCCTAACAGCTTCGTGCTGCTCAGCTCGCTCATGCTGCGCTTTGCCAGTGAATTGTTCCCCGGCCTCACCGCCAAGGGCTGCCACCAGTTCCGCGTGACCCGCAACAGCGACCTGTTCGTCGACGAAGACGAAATCACCAACCTTCGCACCGCGCTCCAGGGCGAACTCCCGGCCCGTCACCTGGGCGACGCCGTGCGCCTGGAAGTCGACGCCGGCACCCCCGCGCGGCTCGTACGCCGCCTGCAGACCGAGTGCGGCCTCACCGACTCCGACTGCTACCGCGTCAAGGGTCCGGTCAATCTCGTGCGGTTGATGCCGCTGCCGGAAATGGTCGACCGCCCGGATCTGAAGTTCGTGCCGTTCGTGCCCGCACTGCCGGCGCGCATGAGCGCATCGCCCGCGATATTCGATCTCATCGACCAGGGCGATCTGCTGTTGCATCACCCGTACGACAGCTTCCAGCCCGTGCTAGAACTGCTGTTGCAGGCCGCACGCGACCCCGACGTCGTGGCGATCAAGCAGACGATCTATCGCACCGGCAACGAATCCGCGCTGATGGACGCCCTCATGGAGGCGGCGCGCAACGGCAAGGAAGTCACGGTGGTCGTGGAACTGCTCGCGCGCTTCGACGAAGAAACGAACATCAACTGGGCGGCCCGGCTCGAGGCGGTCGGCGCCCACGTCGTCTATGGCGTGGTCGGTCACAAATGCCACGCGAAGATGCTGCTCGTGGTGCGACGCACGCGTCAGGGCAAGAAGACCTTCCTCAAGCGCTACGCCCACCTCGGCACGGGCAACTACCATCCCCGTACGGCGCGCCTGTACACCGACTTCGGCCTGATGACCGCCGACGAGCAGCTGTGTGCCGACGTCCACGTCGTCTTCCAGCAGTTGACCGGCATCGGCCGGCAGACGCAATTGCACGCGCTGTGGCAGTCGCCGTTCACGATGCACACGCATCTGCTCGAAGCGATCCGCCGCGAGACCGAAGCCGCCGCCGCCGGCAAGAAGGCCCGCATCATTGCGAAGATGAACGCGCTGCTGGAGCCGACCATCATCGCCGAGCTGTACAAGGCCTCGCGCGCCGGCGTGAAGATCGATCTGATCGTGCGCGGCGTGTGCTCGCTTCGCGCGGGCGTGAAGGGACTGTCGGAGAACATCACCGTGCGCTCCATCGTCGGACGGTTCCTCGAGCACCATCGCATCTACTACTTTTACGCGCACGGCGACGAACAGGTACTGCTGTCGAGCGCCGACTGGATGGAGCGCAACTTCTTCCGTCGCGTGGAAGTGGCGTTCCCGGTGCGCGACAAACGTCTCAAGGCGCGCGTGATTCGCGAAGGCCTGATGGTGCATCTGCGAGACAACACGGCGTCCTGGGTCATGCGTCCGGACGGCAGCTATCTGAGCCGTCGCCCCGGCAAGAAGCCCTACAACAGCCAGATGGCGTTGATGAAGGAAATCGCACAGCACGTGCAGTCGGGCAACTGAACGCCAGCCGCCTTCGGCGACGTTCGGGGGATGGGGCGAAAGCCCCTTTTTTTCACTCGCTGCCGACGCATCCGCTCATGAAAAAAGGGCGTTCGATGTCTCGAACGCCCGGCTTCCGAGCACCGCGAGCACCCCACCCTGCGCGGTGCGCCTTGCGCCTCCCGGCAGCGGCAACGCTTATCCGTTTGCCGCCACGCCCGGCACCGCCTCCGCCGGCGCGCGATGCACGACTCGCGTGGGCGGGAAGTGAATCGCGAACGTGCTGCCGCGCCCTTCCTCGCTCGTCACCTGCAGATCGGCCTGATGGCGCGTGAGCACGTGCTTGACGATGGCCAGCCCCAAGCCCGTGCCACCGGTATCGCGAGACCGGCTGCGGTCGATCCGGTAGAAACGTTCGGTCAGACGTGGAATATGCTCCGCCGGGATGCCGAGCCCGGAGTCGGTCACGGCAAAGCGCGCGCCGCCGTCCTCCGTCGGCCCCCACTCGATGCGGATCTTGCCGCCCTGCGGGGTGTACCGCACGGCATTGCTCACGAGGTTGCTGAACGCGCTGTGCAGTTCGCCCTCGGCGCCGCGCAGATCCAGCCCTTCGGCGCCGGTGACCTCGATGACATGCTGGCCTTGCGAGAGCCCTTCGGCGTCGCCGCGCAACGAGCGCATCTGCATGCCCATGTCGATGCGATCGTCCGCCGGTGGCTTGCCGCTGCCTTCGAGTTTCGCCAGCGTGAGCAGATCGTTCACGATGTTCTGCATGCGCGACGCCTGCTGCCGCATGATCTCCACATAACGCTGGATCTCGTCCGGCGAGAGCGGCAGTTCGCCCACGGTCTCGAGGAAGCCGGAGAGGACGGTGAGCGGGGTCTTGAGCTCGTGCGAGACGTTCGCGACGAAGTCGCGGCGCATGGCGTCGGTGCGCTCCAGGTCGGTCACGTCGAGCGAGATGATCAGCTTGCGGTTGTCGCCATACGGAAACACCTGCACCGAGAGCACGTTGCTGCGCTTCACGCCCATGTGCTGCATGAGCAGCGCCTCGTCGTATCGCTCGGAGGACAGGTAGTGCACGAACGCCGGCGTGCGCAGGAGGTGAGTGATCTGTTGACGCAGATCGCGCCGCGCGTCGATGCCGAAGTGCGCCTCGGCGATCGCGTTGCACCAATCGATCTGATTCTGTTCGTCGAGCATGATCACGCCGTTGGGCGACGCCTGGATCGCCTGAATGAAGCGTGCGTGCTGTTGTTCCACCTGCTTGACCTGGTTATGCCAGCGTTTGGCCAGCTTGTGCAGCCGGTAGTAGATTTCGCCCCACAGTCCGATCGCGCTCGGCACTTCGCCGTACACCGGCGCATCGAGCAGGCGCCACAGACGCTGGGCATGGTAAATGTTGAAGCAAAGCTGCGTCACCAGCAGAACGATGGCGGTGACGTAACCTGCGCGCGCGCCAAAGATCCAGCCCACAGCCACCGAAATGGCCGCCTGCAGGATCAGAAACGCCAGCGCACGGGCCCAGATGATATTCATAGACGATGCACAGGAGGGTCGCCGCCCGCCGCTCCGACGGGGGCGAACGGCATAGGCGCGGCGGGGTTCGACCGGTATCGGGCGAAAATCGGCTGGATCCGGAAGCCATCTCCGCCGGCGTCAGGCCGGCGGAAAGCGCCGCCTCAGACCGATTTCGTCAGGCGATAGCCACTGCCGCGTACGGTCTCGATCATAGCATCGTGGCCTGCCGGCTTGAGTGCGGCGCGAAGGCGCTTGATATGCACGTCCACCGTGCGCTCTTCGACGAACACGTGGTCGCCCCAGACCTGGTCGAGCAACTGCGAGCGGCTGTGCACGCGCTCCGGGTGCGTCATGAAGAAGTGCAGCAAACGGAACTCCGTCGGCCCCAGATCGAGCTTGATATCGCCGCTCGACTGGTGGCTCGTCACGCGATGCGTGGCCGGGTCCAGCTTCAGACCGTTCACGCTCACCACGTCCTCGGTGAGCTGCGGCGCGCGACGGCGCAGCACCGCCTTGATGCGTGCCATCAGCTCCTTGGGTGAGAACGGCTTGGTCACGTAATCGTCCGCGCCGATCTCCAGCCCCATCACCTTGTCCTGCTCTTCGCTGCGCGCGGTGAGCATGATGATCGGTACGTGCTTGGTGCGCTCGTTCGCGCGCAGCTCGCGCGCGAACGTCACGCCCGACTTGCCTGGCAGCATCCAGTCGAGCAGCACGAGGTCCGGCAGGACGTCGCTGATCAGCGTGAGGGCCTGCTCCGCGTTGTACGCCCGGATCGGATAGTGACCGGCGTGTTGCAGATTGACGGAAATCAGCTCGGAAATGGCCGGTTCGTCTTCCACGATCAGAATGCTGCTGGGCATCGGTTCCCTCTCAAACCTTCAGTAATGTCTGGCTTTACTCGCCTTGCACTTTGCGCTGGAGATCCTCGCGCGAAATATGCCGGACGTCGGTGCCTTTGACAATGTAAATGATGAATTCGGCGATGTTCTTCGCATGGTCGCCGATACGCTCGATGGCCTTGGCAATGAACAGGAAATCCAGGCCTGCCGAGATGGTGCGCGGGTCTTCCATCATGTACGTCACCAATTTTCGCACGAAGCCGCGGAATTCATTGTCGATGGCCTTGTCGTCGCGCACGATGTCGGCGGCGGCGACCGCGTCCAGGCGCGCGAAGGCGTCCAGGGTGCGGCGCAGCAATTGCGCGGCCATCTCGCCCGAGAGCTTGATCTCGGCGAAATTCACGTTCTGCGCGGCGCCGTCTTCGAGCAGGTGACGCGTACGCTTGGCGACTTTCTCGGCCTCGTCGCCGGCGCGCTCGAGGTTGGTGATCGTCTTCGAGATCGAGAGCAGCAGGCGCAGGTCGCGCGCGGTCGGCTGACGACGGGCGATGATCTTGCTGCACTCCTCGTCGATCTCGACTTCCATCGTGTTCAGACGGTGCTCGTTGGCGATCACTTCGTCGACCAGCGCGCGGTCGAACGTGTTGAGCGCCCGCATGGCCGTCACGATCTGCGATTCGACCACGCCGCCCATCTCGAGGACGCGCGAGCAAACCTGGTTCAGGTCGCTATCGAACTGGCTGGA
The Pandoraea pulmonicola DNA segment above includes these coding regions:
- a CDS encoding SixA phosphatase family protein, producing MNLILWRHADAENLPATLALNAQADLARELTDRGRKQAEKAAQWLRPRLPDDARILTSPAIRAVQTAQALTPSPRIVRDLAPGASAVTLLGAIDWPGTAQTVVLVGHQPSLGQLASLLVSGQEAYWTIRKAGIWWLASRRREDESQVVVRAVVNPDLL
- a CDS encoding GNAT family N-acetyltransferase, which translates into the protein MRDLPNPTMPLSSLTPTSRRRLPRPETPVKPNLAVAWAHDESELREAQRLRYQVFAEEMGASVKGPAGLDVDEYDQYCDHLLVRDQDSLKVVGTYRVLPPAQAKRLGRLYSEGEFDLSRLDHLRPKLLETGRSCVHPDYRNGAVIMALWSGLAEYMLRHGLETMLGCASVPMADGGHYAASLYRKLQDTAMAPTEYHAVPRIALPVDELQSTLDVEPPTLVKGYLRLGARICGAPAWDPDFNTADFLTLFRLSDMNPRYARHFLGPELVNKLKQA
- the ppx gene encoding exopolyphosphatase; the encoded protein is MSTPSPLLAAVDLGSNSFRLIIGRVEETSAGTQIYQVDALREPVRLAAGLNAEKYLDHPSQQRGWDVLKRFGERLRGFHPDQVRAVATNTLRVAKNAQDFLGEAQRALGFPIEVIAGREEARLIYAGAAHSVPTCAGNRLVVDIGGGSTEFIIGQDYEPLIMESLYIGCVSHSRQFFPSGNVDDYAMKQAELAARREIQIISATYREAGWAQAIGSSGTARALAELLEANGFNDGGVHGLTRGGLERLKRALVKAENANRLKLAGLKQDRIPVLPGGLSIMLSVFNELEVEHMETTDAALRLGVMYDLLGRTQHQDMRAVTVEQFVRRYGVDRAQADRVGRLAVALYRQLPTDAVAQGDDDDAGEDGREEGEALLGWASALHEMGLSISHSAYHKHSAYIGSNADMPGFSRPDQARLAELLLGHVGKLGKLASQARQVDWQLLFCLRLAVLFCRRRTDALPDSIEVERFDGGFQVSVPRAWIDANPLTDYSLQREAQEWEKIGMRYKVVYA
- the ppk1 gene encoding polyphosphate kinase 1; this translates as MNYPLLNRELGILAFNERVLAQAADPATPLLERLRFVCIVSSNLDEFFEIRVAGLKEQMRENPGMLTPDGMTFQQVYTQVCARAQALVEKQYAMFDSLLPKLEAEGIAFHPSGQWNDAQVEWARDYFLRELVPVLTPIGLDPAHPFPRVLNKSLNFAVELEGKDAFGRDAELAIVQAPRALPRLVPMPAALAPLPNSFVLLSSLMLRFASELFPGLTAKGCHQFRVTRNSDLFVDEDEITNLRTALQGELPARHLGDAVRLEVDAGTPARLVRRLQTECGLTDSDCYRVKGPVNLVRLMPLPEMVDRPDLKFVPFVPALPARMSASPAIFDLIDQGDLLLHHPYDSFQPVLELLLQAARDPDVVAIKQTIYRTGNESALMDALMEAARNGKEVTVVVELLARFDEETNINWAARLEAVGAHVVYGVVGHKCHAKMLLVVRRTRQGKKTFLKRYAHLGTGNYHPRTARLYTDFGLMTADEQLCADVHVVFQQLTGIGRQTQLHALWQSPFTMHTHLLEAIRRETEAAAAGKKARIIAKMNALLEPTIIAELYKASRAGVKIDLIVRGVCSLRAGVKGLSENITVRSIVGRFLEHHRIYYFYAHGDEQVLLSSADWMERNFFRRVEVAFPVRDKRLKARVIREGLMVHLRDNTASWVMRPDGSYLSRRPGKKPYNSQMALMKEIAQHVQSGN
- the phoR gene encoding phosphate regulon sensor histidine kinase PhoR, whose product is MNIIWARALAFLILQAAISVAVGWIFGARAGYVTAIVLLVTQLCFNIYHAQRLWRLLDAPVYGEVPSAIGLWGEIYYRLHKLAKRWHNQVKQVEQQHARFIQAIQASPNGVIMLDEQNQIDWCNAIAEAHFGIDARRDLRQQITHLLRTPAFVHYLSSERYDEALLMQHMGVKRSNVLSVQVFPYGDNRKLIISLDVTDLERTDAMRRDFVANVSHELKTPLTVLSGFLETVGELPLSPDEIQRYVEIMRQQASRMQNIVNDLLTLAKLEGSGKPPADDRIDMGMQMRSLRGDAEGLSQGQHVIEVTGAEGLDLRGAEGELHSAFSNLVSNAVRYTPQGGKIRIEWGPTEDGGARFAVTDSGLGIPAEHIPRLTERFYRIDRSRSRDTGGTGLGLAIVKHVLTRHQADLQVTSEEGRGSTFAIHFPPTRVVHRAPAEAVPGVAANG
- the phoB gene encoding phosphate regulon transcriptional regulator PhoB, with the protein product MPSSILIVEDEPAISELISVNLQHAGHYPIRAYNAEQALTLISDVLPDLVLLDWMLPGKSGVTFARELRANERTKHVPIIMLTARSEEQDKVMGLEIGADDYVTKPFSPKELMARIKAVLRRRAPQLTEDVVSVNGLKLDPATHRVTSHQSSGDIKLDLGPTEFRLLHFFMTHPERVHSRSQLLDQVWGDHVFVEERTVDVHIKRLRAALKPAGHDAMIETVRGSGYRLTKSV
- the phoU gene encoding phosphate signaling complex protein PhoU encodes the protein MNDKHLSSQFDSDLNQVCSRVLEMGGVVESQIVTAMRALNTFDRALVDEVIANEHRLNTMEVEIDEECSKIIARRQPTARDLRLLLSISKTITNLERAGDEAEKVAKRTRHLLEDGAAQNVNFAEIKLSGEMAAQLLRRTLDAFARLDAVAAADIVRDDKAIDNEFRGFVRKLVTYMMEDPRTISAGLDFLFIAKAIERIGDHAKNIAEFIIYIVKGTDVRHISREDLQRKVQGE